Proteins from a single region of Thermoplasmata archaeon:
- a CDS encoding zinc ribbon domain-containing protein, which produces MIVRHVLVGGLFTLVGVFSLLVPEVPFICIGALIFGPIELFAGLFGTNKPRRSGHRIAVARGQGPPSSFVPASEESVRFCTQCGMKNDAVQTYCTNCGVRLS; this is translated from the coding sequence GTGATCGTTCGGCACGTCTTGGTTGGAGGCTTGTTCACGCTGGTGGGGGTCTTCAGCCTCCTGGTCCCGGAGGTCCCGTTCATCTGCATCGGGGCGCTCATCTTCGGACCGATCGAACTCTTCGCGGGTCTGTTCGGGACCAATAAACCGCGTCGCTCGGGGCATCGCATCGCTGTCGCAAGGGGACAGGGCCCACCGTCCTCCTTCGTGCCGGCGAGCGAGGAGAGCGTAAGGTTCTGCACGCAATGCGGGATGAAGAACGACGCCGTTCAGACATACTGCACGAACTGCGGAGTCAGGCTGTCCTAG
- a CDS encoding cob(I)yrinic acid a,c-diamide adenosyltransferase produces the protein MTAKLYTRTGDTGETGLLGPERVSKDDPRVEAMGAVDELNAVIGLALVSQREKRIRELLLKIQDDLFTVGAEIAMAHASKETRVPKITESHVARLEAGIEAMDVGPIKEFILPRGSEGLARLHWARTVARRAERRVVALSKRTTLNPDLLRYMNRLSSVLYQMAVWVQRRERKRVEHPTYRT, from the coding sequence CTGACGGCGAAGCTCTACACGCGGACCGGGGACACGGGCGAGACGGGGCTCCTGGGCCCGGAGCGTGTCTCGAAGGACGACCCGCGCGTGGAGGCGATGGGCGCGGTCGACGAGCTGAACGCGGTGATCGGCCTCGCGCTCGTCTCGCAGAGAGAGAAACGAATCCGCGAACTCCTCCTGAAGATCCAAGACGACCTCTTCACGGTCGGAGCGGAGATTGCGATGGCCCACGCCTCGAAGGAGACGAGGGTGCCGAAGATCACGGAATCGCACGTCGCCCGGCTTGAGGCGGGAATCGAGGCAATGGATGTTGGCCCAATCAAGGAGTTCATCCTTCCCCGGGGATCGGAAGGTCTTGCCCGACTCCATTGGGCCCGCACGGTCGCTCGCCGCGCGGAGCGCCGGGTCGTCGCCCTCTCGAAGCGAACGACGCTGAACCCCGATTTGTTGCGATACATGAACCGTCTCTCCTCCGTCCTCTACCAGATGGCGGTATGGGTCCAGCGCAGAGAAAGGAAGCGCGTCGAACATCCGACCTATCGTACCTAG
- a CDS encoding cobalamin-binding protein, translated as MRIVSLLPAATEIVYVLGLGDDLVGVSPECDYPPAAREKPVVSRALLPYEGTSSGETSRMVGERLESGGALYQVDETALHAAHPDIIVTQGLCVVCAPTLGDVEDVARRLPQTPAILSLDPHRLEDVFEDIERVGRACGVEDRAAQVAATLRERVDRVAQRAARAIDRPKALCLEWLDPLFLGGHWVPEMVDLAGGVDPLGRPGEKSRRIEPKDVVLASPDVAVLMPCGFDLERTRKEAPIVTRARWWADLPAARTDRVWAVDGSSYFNRPGPRLVDGLEILAHILQPRLFPRPPGATDAHREVG; from the coding sequence ATGCGGATCGTCTCCCTCCTCCCCGCCGCCACGGAGATCGTCTACGTCTTGGGCCTCGGGGACGACCTCGTCGGCGTGTCGCCCGAGTGCGACTATCCGCCGGCAGCCCGCGAGAAGCCGGTCGTCAGCCGCGCCCTCCTCCCGTATGAGGGGACATCGAGCGGCGAGACGAGTCGCATGGTCGGCGAGAGGCTGGAATCGGGCGGGGCGCTGTACCAAGTCGACGAAACCGCGCTCCACGCCGCACACCCGGACATCATCGTGACGCAGGGCCTCTGTGTCGTCTGCGCGCCGACCCTCGGCGACGTCGAAGACGTGGCCCGGCGCCTCCCGCAGACGCCGGCAATCCTCTCGCTGGACCCGCACCGCCTCGAGGACGTCTTCGAGGACATCGAACGGGTAGGGCGTGCTTGCGGTGTCGAGGATCGAGCCGCGCAGGTCGCCGCGACGTTGCGGGAGCGGGTCGACCGCGTCGCCCAGCGGGCCGCAAGGGCGATCGACCGCCCGAAGGCCCTGTGTCTCGAATGGCTCGACCCGCTCTTCCTCGGCGGCCACTGGGTCCCCGAGATGGTCGACCTCGCGGGCGGCGTCGACCCGCTCGGGCGGCCGGGAGAGAAATCGCGCCGGATCGAGCCGAAGGACGTCGTCCTCGCCTCCCCTGACGTTGCGGTCCTGATGCCGTGCGGCTTCGACCTCGAGCGCACGCGGAAAGAGGCGCCCATCGTCACGCGGGCCCGATGGTGGGCGGACCTCCCGGCGGCGCGCACGGACCGCGTATGGGCCGTCGACGGCTCGAGCTACTTCAACCGGCCCGGACCCCGCCTCGTGGACGGGCTCGAGATCCTCGCGCACATCCTCCAGCCGCGGTTGTTCCCGAGGCCTCCCGGAGCGACGGACGCGCATCGGGAGGTGGGCTGA
- a CDS encoding proteasome subunit alpha, with product MAAEVGRMPFFYNQEGRLVQVDYALQAVNRGSTTLGLKTKDFALLTSQVKPTRPLMEPAEKVFVVDDHIGATGSGYIGDVTTLLDQLRVAAQRHRIVYDEPIDVGTLSRNLSEYLHEFTMYAVRPFGASIIVAGVDDLGVQLIQVDPSGTTFKGSAFAIGQSSDEALETIVKGYRPNLNVEEAIALATQAVEGVNGGATQIEHGVVTAQAKRFEHRHNGNQAG from the coding sequence ATGGCGGCGGAAGTGGGACGGATGCCGTTCTTCTACAACCAGGAAGGCCGGCTCGTCCAAGTGGACTACGCCCTCCAAGCCGTCAACCGCGGCTCGACGACGCTCGGCCTGAAGACGAAAGACTTCGCGCTCCTGACGAGCCAGGTCAAGCCGACCCGGCCCCTGATGGAGCCCGCGGAGAAAGTCTTCGTCGTGGACGACCACATCGGTGCGACTGGGAGCGGCTACATCGGCGACGTGACGACGCTCCTCGACCAGCTCCGCGTCGCGGCGCAACGCCATCGTATCGTCTACGACGAGCCGATCGACGTCGGCACGCTCTCGCGGAACCTGTCGGAGTACCTGCACGAGTTCACGATGTACGCGGTGCGCCCGTTCGGCGCGTCGATCATCGTGGCGGGCGTCGACGACCTCGGCGTGCAGCTGATCCAGGTGGACCCGAGCGGCACGACGTTCAAAGGCTCGGCGTTCGCGATCGGCCAATCGTCGGACGAGGCGCTCGAGACGATCGTCAAGGGCTACCGCCCGAACCTGAACGTCGAGGAGGCGATCGCCCTCGCCACGCAGGCGGTCGAGGGCGTGAACGGCGGGGCGACGCAGATCGAGCACGGGGTCGTGACCGCGCAGGCGAAGCGGTTCGAGCACCGGCACAACGGGAACCAGGCCGGGTAA
- a CDS encoding proteasome subunit beta, whose amino-acid sequence MTTTVGIRSKDGVVLAADKRASKGFFVGSKVVQKIFSLDGATAVAIAGAMSDAEYLVNLAKAERRLLALRRGYPLSVKESAKLISNIVYSSMKSYNPFYVELVVAGVDRDGAHVYTSDMSGAITSEDFMSSGSGSPIAYGVLEQGFRKEFSLDDATKLAEAAVRAAMERDPGSGNGVDVLAIPNGHAWEAN is encoded by the coding sequence ATGACCACAACGGTCGGAATACGAAGCAAGGACGGCGTCGTCCTCGCGGCCGACAAGCGTGCGTCGAAGGGGTTCTTCGTCGGATCCAAGGTGGTCCAGAAGATCTTCTCCCTCGACGGCGCGACCGCGGTGGCGATCGCCGGTGCGATGTCGGACGCGGAGTACCTCGTCAATCTCGCGAAAGCCGAACGCCGGCTCCTCGCGCTGCGACGCGGCTACCCGCTGTCCGTCAAGGAGAGTGCGAAGCTGATCTCGAACATCGTCTACTCGTCGATGAAGAGCTACAACCCGTTCTACGTGGAACTCGTCGTCGCCGGCGTGGACCGGGACGGCGCGCACGTGTACACGAGCGACATGAGCGGCGCGATCACCTCGGAGGACTTCATGTCCTCGGGCAGCGGCTCGCCGATCGCGTACGGCGTGCTGGAGCAGGGATTCCGGAAGGAGTTCTCGCTGGACGACGCGACGAAGCTCGCCGAAGCCGCCGTGCGGGCGGCGATGGAACGCGATCCGGGGAGCGGGAACGGCGTCGACGTGCTCGCGATCCCGAACGGCCACGCTTGGGAGGCGAACTGA
- a CDS encoding chlorite dismutase family protein, with protein sequence MAPASHLQVVLDSPLKPPGAAWVLRGVASHERYATRAEHERLAALQAPLDRAEATRAALIPIKKSAEWWELSQEERRTIFEEDSHHIAIGLEYLPAIARRLYHCRDLGEPFDFLTWFEYAPTDAAAFEQLVLRLRETREWDYVEREVDVRLAR encoded by the coding sequence TTGGCCCCGGCGAGTCACCTCCAAGTCGTTCTCGACTCACCGCTGAAACCGCCGGGCGCCGCCTGGGTGCTCCGTGGAGTGGCCAGCCACGAGAGGTACGCGACACGGGCCGAGCACGAGCGGCTCGCCGCTCTACAGGCTCCCCTCGATCGCGCGGAGGCGACACGAGCTGCCCTCATCCCCATCAAGAAATCAGCCGAGTGGTGGGAGCTCTCCCAGGAGGAGCGGCGCACGATATTCGAAGAGGACTCACACCATATTGCGATCGGCCTCGAGTACCTCCCGGCCATCGCCCGACGACTCTATCACTGCCGCGACCTAGGCGAGCCCTTTGATTTCTTGACTTGGTTCGAGTATGCGCCAACCGACGCGGCCGCATTCGAACAATTGGTCCTGCGGCTTCGTGAGACGCGAGAATGGGATTACGTTGAACGAGAAGTCGACGTCAGGCTGGCGCGGTAG